Below is a genomic region from Tolypothrix sp. NIES-4075.
TTTAGCAGCGTTTAAGTCTCTGTCTTCTTTGTAACCGCAGTCAGGACAGATATAAACGCGATTTTTTAATGGCATTTTGTGGCGATGATTACCGCAGTTAGAGCATATCTGAGAACTTGGAAAAAACCTATCCACTAAGATTAGTTTGCTTTGGAACTTCTCAGTTTTGTACTCTAACTGACGCTGAAACTCATACATGCCACAATCGGCAATCGCACCAGCTAATTTGTGATTCTTCAAAAACGCTTTAACGTGCAAATCTTCAATTCTCACTTCGCTGTGGTTTTTGGCTAAGTGATGAGTTAATTTGTGTATTGCATCTTTGCGGATATTTGATATTTTGGCGTGTAATTTAGCGAGTTTGCGTACTGCTTTGGTGCGGTTGTTAGAACCTTTGACTCTCTTGCTGATACGTCGTTGTGAACGCTTTAAACGCTTACTTATTCGTCGATAAGCTTTTGGGTTAGAGGATACCTTGCCATCGCTACAAACAGCTAATTCCTTGATTCCAATATCTACACCGATAGTAGGGCGATTAGCATCAACAACAGGTAATTCAATCTCGTATTTAATAGCCACAAACCAATTATCTGCTTGACGACTAATAACGCAATTATGCACCGCTGTCACTGGTAATGGCTCTGCAAGTCTCACCCAACCTATAGAGGGAAGTCTGACACGTTTCCCATCGTTTTGAATCTTTGGATTAGCCTTAGTTCCTGATTCTAAATAAAAAGAATCACGAGAAAGTCCTTTCTTCTTGAAACGGGGCTGCTTAGATGTTTTCTTAAAACATCTGTCCCAAGCTTGCCGCAAGTCTGCTAGAGCCTTCTGTGGAACATTCTTGTTAGTTTCGTAATACCAAGGTAAGCAGGACTTGACCTCAGTAACCAAACGTTTATGGAGGTCGATTGCTGACGGTATTTTCTGCTTTTCTTCTAAGCACTTTTGAACAATTGCATTCCCCCAGTTATAGCTATGCCTAGCTACACCAGCAGCTTTTCTAAAAGCTGTTTCTTGTTTATTGTTTGGTAAAAGTGCTGTTTTGAAACTGAGTAGCATTGAATCGAGCCGTCAATGTATGTTAACATGCATGATAACAAGCTTGTGAAAACTAGTCAATGCCGTTTGATAAAGATAATCCACATCGATATGAAAGAAAGCTAAAACGACCCCTAGGCAAGATGATTGGTTTTAGAGGGTATGAAAATCAAAACGAACAAATCAAAGCCGTTCCTGACTGGCAAGAACGGCTAAGAGAGTATGTAGAGCAGTTGATTTCGGAAAACTCTCCCCAAGATGAGTAGCAATGTCTAAGTATGGGTAGGAATTAGCTTACTGTTTCTACCCCCCATATTCCATGCTTAAAA
It encodes:
- a CDS encoding RNA-guided endonuclease InsQ/TnpB family protein produces the protein MLLSFKTALLPNNKQETAFRKAAGVARHSYNWGNAIVQKCLEEKQKIPSAIDLHKRLVTEVKSCLPWYYETNKNVPQKALADLRQAWDRCFKKTSKQPRFKKKGLSRDSFYLESGTKANPKIQNDGKRVRLPSIGWVRLAEPLPVTAVHNCVISRQADNWFVAIKYEIELPVVDANRPTIGVDIGIKELAVCSDGKVSSNPKAYRRISKRLKRSQRRISKRVKGSNNRTKAVRKLAKLHAKISNIRKDAIHKLTHHLAKNHSEVRIEDLHVKAFLKNHKLAGAIADCGMYEFQRQLEYKTEKFQSKLILVDRFFPSSQICSNCGNHRHKMPLKNRVYICPDCGYKEDRDLNAAKNIDRWFEDIFIPERSETVSSTEIACGVDKPLRSHSKTTMKQE